Proteins encoded within one genomic window of Solenopsis invicta isolate M01_SB chromosome 10, UNIL_Sinv_3.0, whole genome shotgun sequence:
- the LOC105193182 gene encoding larval cuticle protein 65Ag1 isoform X2 → MYTSLIAFIVLAACALAAPADEPIPIISQTQEGPNPDGSYKWSYESGNGIKAEEEGHLEEAGTDNEAMRAEGGFSYSSDDGQAISLTYVADKNGFQPVGAHLPTTPEIPPLILKALEWNAAHPSKDDENQV, encoded by the exons ATGTACACGTCATTG ATAGCCTTCATTGTGCTGGCAGCTTGCGCCTTGGCAGCGCCTGCCGACGAACCGATACCGATCATCAGCCAGACCCAAGAGGGTCCCAACCCGGACGGATCGTACAAGTGGAGTTACGAGAGCGGTAACGGTATCAAGGCCGAGGAGGAAGGTCACCTGGAGGAAGCTGGCACCGACAACGAGGCGATGAGAGCGGAGGGCGGTTTCAGCTATTCGAGCGATGACGGTCAGGCAATCTCCTTGACTTACGTGGCTGACAAGAACGGCTTCCAGCCGGTGGGCGCTCATCTACCCACCACGCCGGAAATTCCGCCGCTAATACTGAAGGCTCTCGAGTGGAACGCGGCGCATCCGTCTAAGGATGATGAGAATCAGGTGTAA
- the LOC105193182 gene encoding endocuticle structural glycoprotein SgAbd-4 isoform X1: MVSKVPEIAFIVLAACALAAPADEPIPIISQTQEGPNPDGSYKWSYESGNGIKAEEEGHLEEAGTDNEAMRAEGGFSYSSDDGQAISLTYVADKNGFQPVGAHLPTTPEIPPLILKALEWNAAHPSKDDENQV, translated from the coding sequence ATAGCCTTCATTGTGCTGGCAGCTTGCGCCTTGGCAGCGCCTGCCGACGAACCGATACCGATCATCAGCCAGACCCAAGAGGGTCCCAACCCGGACGGATCGTACAAGTGGAGTTACGAGAGCGGTAACGGTATCAAGGCCGAGGAGGAAGGTCACCTGGAGGAAGCTGGCACCGACAACGAGGCGATGAGAGCGGAGGGCGGTTTCAGCTATTCGAGCGATGACGGTCAGGCAATCTCCTTGACTTACGTGGCTGACAAGAACGGCTTCCAGCCGGTGGGCGCTCATCTACCCACCACGCCGGAAATTCCGCCGCTAATACTGAAGGCTCTCGAGTGGAACGCGGCGCATCCGTCTAAGGATGATGAGAATCAGGTGTAA